In a genomic window of Gloeocapsopsis dulcis:
- a CDS encoding DUF29 domain-containing protein, with protein sequence MTAPLETQVGATQYEVDFVSWVEQQAALLKEGRLSELDVTNLMEEVEELGRSEKRALRSQLIRVIKHLLKLNYQPNAFYYLNSWRSSIAEGRTQLKLILQDSPSLKPYLAQVLADCYQDAVTEAVTETGLIKRTFPQECPYSQEEVLDPMFLPVDGTFNELTVEDR encoded by the coding sequence ATGACTGCACCCTTAGAAACGCAAGTAGGCGCGACTCAGTATGAGGTAGATTTTGTGTCCTGGGTTGAACAACAGGCGGCACTGCTAAAGGAAGGACGCTTGAGTGAGCTAGATGTCACGAATCTCATGGAAGAGGTGGAGGAGTTGGGACGATCTGAAAAACGGGCTTTGCGAAGCCAGCTTATCCGAGTGATTAAGCATTTATTAAAACTAAACTACCAACCAAACGCCTTTTATTATCTCAACAGTTGGCGCAGCTCGATCGCTGAAGGACGTACTCAACTCAAACTGATTCTACAGGATTCGCCCAGCCTCAAGCCCTATCTAGCACAGGTACTTGCCGATTGTTACCAAGATGCCGTTACCGAGGCGGTTACTGAAACTGGATTGATCAAAAGGACGTTTCCTCAAGAATGCCCTTATTCTCAAGAGGAAGTACTTGATCCGATGTTCTTACCTGTGGATGGTACATTTAACGAATTGACTGTTGAGGATCGCTAG
- a CDS encoding ABC transporter ATP-binding protein, translating into MNVPIKQYAKLLGSYLKPQQGRVALFAVALLTSIGLQVLSPQILGYFIDTSIAGASGQVLFVAALLFIGAAVLTQLLSVIATYLGENVAWTATNALRADIVEHCIQLDLSFYKSRTSGELLERVDGDVNVLSRFFSQLAIHTLGNGILLVGILVALFFENWLAGVSLTLFSLFALTILLSLHSFAVAPWTTYLQVSAEFFGFIGEHLVGREDIRANGAVSYVMRRFHQILQRWLPVYQKARFTSTILWSTSVGLFTTGNAIALAVSAYLWNQNAITIGSAYLIFHYTNLLNQPIERIREELEELQQVEASIYRIREILQIQSRLSKGGDRPLVQGALSVACEQVWFSYQLAQQTAPNSYLTPQEWTLQDISFYLPAGQVLGLLGRTGSGKTTLARLLLRFYDAQLGCIRLGDVAIAQTPLTTLRQRVGLVTQDVQLFQASVRDNLTFFDSTIPDVQIWQTLELLGLTTWLRSLPEELDTQLDANSGGLSAGQAQLLTFARVFLKNPGLVILDEASSRLDPITEHLIEQAVDRLLDRCTGIIIAHRLQTVQRADQILILDQGRILEYGDRQSLLNNPHSHFSRLLKAGTTDFLV; encoded by the coding sequence ATGAATGTTCCTATTAAACAGTACGCTAAGCTACTTGGTAGCTACTTGAAGCCGCAGCAAGGTCGTGTTGCGTTGTTTGCTGTTGCATTGCTTACGAGTATTGGCTTACAAGTTCTTAGCCCGCAAATTTTAGGCTATTTTATTGATACTTCAATTGCTGGCGCATCAGGGCAAGTTTTATTTGTGGCAGCATTACTCTTTATTGGTGCCGCTGTTCTGACACAGTTATTGTCGGTTATTGCAACCTATTTAGGTGAAAACGTTGCTTGGACTGCTACTAATGCACTAAGAGCAGATATTGTAGAACATTGCATTCAATTAGATTTATCGTTCTATAAATCACGCACATCTGGCGAGTTATTAGAAAGAGTAGATGGAGATGTTAATGTTTTATCGCGCTTCTTTTCGCAATTAGCAATTCACACACTAGGTAATGGCATCCTCTTAGTAGGTATTCTAGTAGCGCTATTTTTCGAGAATTGGTTAGCAGGAGTCAGCTTAACGCTATTTTCGCTCTTTGCCTTGACGATATTATTGAGTTTACATTCTTTTGCCGTAGCACCCTGGACAACTTATCTGCAAGTCAGTGCAGAATTCTTTGGGTTTATTGGAGAACACTTAGTCGGGAGAGAAGATATTCGTGCTAATGGTGCTGTTAGCTATGTCATGCGGCGTTTTCATCAAATTTTACAACGCTGGCTGCCAGTTTACCAAAAGGCTCGTTTTACAAGTACTATTCTTTGGTCAACGTCTGTTGGTTTGTTCACAACTGGAAATGCGATCGCCCTCGCGGTGAGTGCGTATCTATGGAATCAAAATGCGATTACTATCGGCAGTGCTTACCTGATTTTTCACTACACTAACTTACTAAATCAACCAATTGAACGCATCCGCGAAGAACTCGAAGAACTACAACAAGTCGAAGCGAGTATTTACCGTATTCGCGAAATCCTGCAAATACAGTCGCGTTTAAGTAAAGGAGGCGATCGCCCTCTTGTGCAAGGTGCGCTATCGGTAGCTTGCGAACAAGTTTGGTTTTCTTACCAATTAGCGCAGCAAACAGCCCCAAACTCCTACCTCACGCCTCAAGAATGGACACTCCAGGACATCTCTTTTTACCTTCCTGCGGGTCAAGTTTTGGGTTTGTTAGGGCGCACAGGTAGTGGTAAAACAACATTGGCACGGCTATTGCTTCGGTTTTATGACGCGCAATTAGGTTGTATTCGTCTGGGGGATGTGGCGATCGCCCAAACACCATTAACAACACTTCGACAACGTGTCGGCTTAGTGACGCAAGATGTGCAACTATTCCAAGCAAGTGTTCGCGATAATCTTACCTTTTTTGATTCCACAATTCCTGATGTACAAATTTGGCAGACACTAGAATTATTAGGTCTCACAACTTGGTTGCGATCGCTTCCTGAAGAACTCGATACTCAGCTTGATGCTAATAGCGGTGGACTCTCCGCTGGACAAGCACAACTTTTGACTTTTGCGCGCGTTTTTCTCAAAAACCCTGGTTTAGTCATTCTTGATGAAGCATCTTCTCGCCTCGATCCCATCACTGAACACTTAATTGAACAAGCTGTAGATAGATTACTCGACCGCTGCACAGGAATTATCATTGCCCATCGGTTACAGACTGTACAACGCGCCGATCAAATCTTGATTTTAGATCAAGGACGCATATTAGAGTACGGCGATCGCCAAAGTTTGCTCAATAACCCTCATTCTCATTTTTCTCGACTATTAAAGGCAGGAACAACAGATTTTTTGGTGTAG
- a CDS encoding sucrase ferredoxin: MTQVDIIKECRLCSEISKASGEDPIGSAGNYDHFLFFEMPEPWSENFVYEHPQLGAIHTMTKALRKEHSISARVMAIAPDYKKSNLTRVLHYQRPTGQFAKFEKREFLIPHEEIMSLAIALLKPDELSQFDAYQQQTSHIRDMMLCTHGSYDLACGRFGYPLYRQLRAEFAANSESGLRVWRCSHLGPHNFAPLLVDFPEGRYWGRLKSEILPLLVQRNGSVAELYPFYVGWAGIGWVEQIVEREIWMREGWDWVNYLKTGQTLAIDPSDEDYPDWAEVRIDFTSADGKLSGAYEARIEAKGTVKTMWTSGKDQPLWEVKQYCVSRLNRVD, translated from the coding sequence ATGACCCAAGTTGACATCATTAAAGAGTGCCGACTCTGCTCTGAAATTTCCAAAGCCAGTGGTGAAGATCCGATCGGCTCTGCCGGAAACTACGATCATTTCCTCTTTTTTGAAATGCCAGAACCCTGGTCAGAAAATTTTGTCTATGAGCATCCTCAACTTGGTGCAATTCATACCATGACAAAAGCTCTGCGCAAAGAGCATAGCATCAGTGCCAGAGTGATGGCGATCGCACCCGATTACAAAAAATCCAATCTAACTCGCGTATTACACTATCAACGCCCAACAGGGCAATTTGCCAAATTTGAGAAACGGGAATTTCTCATTCCTCATGAAGAGATAATGTCATTGGCGATCGCGCTTTTGAAACCCGATGAATTATCTCAGTTTGATGCCTACCAGCAGCAAACCAGCCACATTAGAGATATGATGCTCTGTACGCATGGTAGTTATGATCTTGCCTGCGGTCGGTTTGGCTATCCACTTTATCGCCAGCTACGCGCTGAATTTGCTGCTAATTCTGAGAGTGGACTGCGAGTGTGGCGCTGCAGCCATCTTGGTCCGCACAACTTTGCGCCGCTGCTTGTTGATTTTCCAGAAGGCCGCTACTGGGGACGCCTGAAATCTGAAATCTTACCTCTGTTGGTACAGCGTAATGGTTCAGTTGCTGAACTTTATCCTTTCTATGTTGGCTGGGCTGGAATCGGCTGGGTTGAACAAATTGTCGAACGCGAGATCTGGATGCGAGAAGGTTGGGACTGGGTTAATTACCTGAAAACTGGACAAACACTGGCAATTGACCCATCAGACGAAGATTATCCTGACTGGGCAGAGGTTCGCATCGACTTTACCTCAGCGGACGGCAAATTATCAGGTGCTTATGAAGCCCGAATTGAAGCGAAGGGCACGGTCAAAACGATGTGGACTTCAGGGAAAGACCAACCGTTGTGGGAAGTGAAGCAGTATTGCGTTAGTCGTCTAAACAGAGTTGACTAG
- a CDS encoding ABC transporter substrate-binding protein, protein MLGSNHFQVHPRLRQIVRRRCLRRVNQLLTLFVSFHIFRFVRWLRKSGIPTGKFQWTVRFSLIVVLTLLLVPACSGGVPPQSVRSLANDCHVVKHAMGETCVPNNPQRVVVWAGTELDPVLALGVKPIAGHPDTLTYVKGKLSRTQWEGIEHIGESQGPNLEQLLVLKPDLILGHASRIQQVYNQLSQIAPTVLDGSDDWKETLMLFAEALGKTDTAKQLLNDYQLRIEEFKTRMGDHLPKTVAIIEIRPDTLIVYPDNIFAVTVMKEAGLSFPPTLAKYSGSNWNISKERLSDIDSDALFVVTWSGEEKGRREVQSFLEKLKADPLWLKLKVVQQDKVYEVGDYFQGAGPLTANLILDDLFKYLVEEEKG, encoded by the coding sequence ATGTTAGGCTCAAACCATTTCCAAGTTCATCCTCGATTACGACAAATCGTTCGGCGGCGTTGTCTCCGACGAGTGAACCAATTGCTAACTTTGTTTGTCTCTTTTCATATTTTTCGCTTTGTCCGTTGGCTTAGAAAAAGTGGTATTCCAACAGGTAAGTTTCAATGGACTGTCAGATTCTCCCTGATTGTAGTCCTCACTCTCCTGCTGGTTCCAGCGTGCAGTGGCGGCGTTCCACCCCAGAGTGTACGATCGCTTGCAAATGACTGTCATGTTGTCAAGCACGCAATGGGTGAGACTTGTGTTCCTAACAATCCACAGCGCGTTGTCGTCTGGGCAGGCACAGAGCTAGACCCAGTGTTGGCACTGGGAGTTAAACCGATTGCGGGTCATCCCGATACCCTGACTTATGTCAAGGGCAAGCTGAGTCGAACCCAATGGGAGGGCATTGAGCATATTGGTGAGTCGCAAGGACCGAACCTGGAACAACTTTTGGTACTGAAGCCAGATCTCATCTTGGGTCATGCATCAAGAATTCAACAGGTCTACAATCAACTTTCGCAAATTGCACCCACTGTTCTAGATGGTTCAGATGACTGGAAAGAGACGCTGATGCTGTTTGCTGAGGCTCTAGGAAAAACGGACACAGCAAAGCAACTCCTGAACGATTACCAGCTGCGGATTGAGGAGTTCAAAACAAGAATGGGTGACCATCTTCCCAAAACTGTTGCCATCATTGAGATTCGCCCAGACACGCTCATCGTTTATCCAGACAATATCTTTGCTGTCACAGTGATGAAGGAGGCAGGGCTATCGTTCCCTCCTACCCTAGCTAAATACAGTGGGTCAAACTGGAACATTAGCAAGGAGCGCTTAAGTGACATTGATAGTGATGCGCTTTTTGTTGTGACCTGGAGTGGCGAGGAGAAGGGTAGGCGGGAGGTACAGTCTTTTTTAGAAAAGTTGAAAGCTGATCCACTCTGGTTAAAGCTGAAGGTCGTTCAACAGGACAAAGTCTATGAAGTAGGAGACTACTTTCAAGGGGCTGGTCCGCTGACTGCCAACTTGATTCTTGATGATTTGTTTAAGTACCTGGTTGAAGAAGAAAAAGGATGA
- a CDS encoding ATP-binding cassette domain-containing protein, giving the protein MKNRVSIWQLLWRMILYTPRLYLADTILWLFIMGLPAIPGLLVREFFNTLTHDSQLNLSPQTLVALLLATGLARILAIFTGRVTKTQHRFTMSSLLRHNLLAQLLQRPGAQPLSTNHKVDPVSPGEVLSYFREDANQVEDNVVGTNEILGEGVFALIALVILLSVNVWLTLFVFLPLVAIAIVIQRAETRIKRYRRASRQATQNVTGLIGEIFSSVQAIQVAGAEQPVLVRFRQLNQQRQRLMVQDQVFTAILNSILQNLVSLGIGLILLMTALSGSAIEISVGDFALFVYYLSFVTEFISSLGSFLALSKQTKVSFERMGSLVQDDGVVTATSLVAPQPLYLDDLWGQKPQLPLVVQPYRDAQSYLNELKAVNLTYFYPGTNQGIVDINLTLQRGSITVITGRIGAGKTTLLRVLLGLLPKQAGTIYWNGKEVTDPTNFFVPPRSAYTPQVPQLFSGTLQENITLGWQQGNIEQAIALAAFDRDLATMPEGLETVIGNKGMRLSGGQLQRAAAARMFVHQPELLVFDDLSSALDIETEQLVWSRLFAASTAEATQHTPQWQPTCLAVSHRHAVLRRAGRVIVLAEGRVIAEGSFDEIKSYIKEG; this is encoded by the coding sequence ATGAAAAACCGCGTTTCTATCTGGCAACTTCTCTGGCGGATGATTCTGTATACGCCAAGACTTTATTTAGCAGACACTATCCTGTGGTTGTTCATCATGGGATTACCCGCGATTCCAGGCTTGCTTGTCCGCGAGTTTTTTAATACTCTCACTCATGACTCACAACTCAACTTATCTCCTCAAACACTTGTTGCATTATTGCTAGCAACGGGGTTAGCGAGAATTCTGGCAATTTTTACAGGTCGCGTTACCAAAACTCAGCATCGGTTTACGATGAGTTCCTTGCTACGCCACAATCTTTTAGCACAGTTGCTACAACGCCCTGGTGCACAACCTTTAAGTACAAATCATAAAGTTGATCCGGTATCTCCTGGAGAAGTATTGAGTTATTTCCGCGAAGATGCTAACCAGGTTGAAGATAACGTCGTTGGTACCAATGAAATTTTAGGCGAAGGGGTATTTGCACTTATCGCGTTGGTGATTCTTTTAAGCGTCAATGTGTGGTTAACTTTGTTTGTGTTTCTGCCATTAGTCGCGATCGCGATCGTCATTCAACGCGCTGAAACTCGCATCAAACGCTATCGCCGTGCAAGTCGCCAAGCAACACAAAACGTGACAGGATTGATTGGTGAAATCTTCAGTTCGGTGCAAGCAATTCAAGTTGCAGGTGCTGAACAACCAGTGCTAGTGCGGTTTCGGCAACTCAATCAACAACGGCAGCGATTGATGGTACAGGATCAGGTATTTACCGCCATCCTGAATTCGATTTTACAGAATCTTGTCAGCCTCGGCATAGGGTTAATCTTGTTAATGACTGCGCTATCAGGTAGTGCAATTGAGATCAGTGTAGGAGACTTCGCGTTGTTTGTTTACTACCTGTCATTTGTCACTGAGTTTATCAGTTCATTGGGAAGTTTTCTTGCACTATCCAAGCAAACCAAAGTATCTTTTGAGCGCATGGGTTCATTGGTACAAGATGATGGCGTCGTTACTGCAACTAGTCTCGTTGCACCTCAACCTTTGTATTTAGATGATCTCTGGGGGCAAAAACCTCAACTACCGTTAGTCGTGCAACCGTACCGCGATGCGCAAAGTTATCTCAATGAGTTGAAGGCAGTTAATTTAACATACTTCTACCCTGGTACAAATCAGGGAATTGTTGATATTAATTTAACACTACAACGGGGTAGCATTACTGTGATTACAGGTCGCATTGGTGCTGGTAAAACGACACTGCTACGTGTCCTACTTGGGTTATTACCCAAACAAGCTGGCACAATTTATTGGAATGGCAAGGAAGTTACAGACCCTACTAATTTCTTTGTACCGCCTCGGAGTGCCTATACACCACAAGTTCCCCAGCTATTCAGTGGTACTCTTCAGGAAAATATCACGCTGGGATGGCAACAAGGAAACATAGAACAAGCGATCGCTCTAGCAGCTTTTGACCGCGATCTTGCTACCATGCCTGAAGGACTAGAAACTGTGATTGGAAACAAAGGAATGCGCCTTTCTGGAGGGCAATTACAACGTGCGGCAGCAGCGCGGATGTTTGTTCATCAACCAGAATTGCTCGTCTTTGACGATCTTTCCAGTGCGCTTGATATAGAAACTGAGCAACTTGTCTGGTCGCGTCTCTTTGCCGCGAGTACTGCAGAAGCTACACAACATACACCTCAGTGGCAACCCACTTGTCTTGCAGTGTCACATCGTCATGCTGTCCTCCGCCGTGCTGGTCGTGTTATTGTCCTTGCCGAAGGTAGAGTCATAGCTGAGGGAAGCTTTGATGAGATTAAGTCATACATTAAAGAGGGGTGA
- a CDS encoding helix-turn-helix transcriptional regulator: protein MSLKLSDVDWSELWQEEDTKAIAQSDFSEQICKFSGQIGKGSDRYIPLRNGLHLMMCDYELQEDLTLDGQHCDITYPSSLCVSFVVAGTVRTIHHGLTDDIFEVPGKNYLEFVPGGRETEDWAAGDRIIKIRVGITTEALRTMSHDSVAALPKELRLLVERRELPPFYRLETTTPEMHMALQQIMNCPYQGWTRQFYLESKALELLILWLTQAAKLDRTPKLCSFSPSDIDCLYRAKDLLTCNLRQPPSLLELARQVGLNDRKLKQGFRQVFGTTVFGYLHDYRMQQAQQLLIAGQMNVKETARLVGYASQSSFNAAFKKAFGVNPKALQRGVKQ, encoded by the coding sequence ATGAGCTTAAAACTTTCAGATGTGGATTGGAGCGAATTGTGGCAAGAAGAAGACACAAAAGCGATCGCCCAATCAGATTTCTCTGAGCAAATTTGCAAATTTTCTGGGCAAATCGGGAAGGGAAGCGATCGCTATATTCCGCTACGCAATGGATTGCACTTGATGATGTGTGACTATGAACTGCAAGAAGATCTAACTTTAGATGGGCAACACTGCGACATAACTTATCCCAGCAGTCTCTGTGTCAGTTTTGTCGTTGCTGGAACCGTTAGAACGATCCATCATGGGTTAACGGATGACATTTTTGAGGTTCCAGGAAAAAATTACCTGGAATTTGTGCCTGGAGGTAGAGAAACTGAAGATTGGGCGGCTGGCGATCGCATTATTAAAATTCGAGTAGGTATTACAACAGAAGCACTGCGGACAATGAGTCATGATTCTGTTGCTGCCTTGCCCAAAGAATTAAGACTACTCGTTGAAAGACGAGAGTTACCGCCTTTCTATCGGCTGGAAACAACTACTCCTGAGATGCATATGGCGCTACAGCAAATCATGAACTGCCCTTATCAGGGATGGACTCGTCAGTTTTATTTAGAAAGTAAGGCATTAGAATTGCTGATTTTATGGTTAACCCAAGCGGCTAAACTTGACAGAACGCCCAAGTTGTGCAGTTTCTCCCCTAGTGATATCGATTGCCTTTATCGAGCAAAAGACCTTTTAACCTGCAACTTAAGACAACCGCCTTCATTGTTAGAACTAGCGCGGCAAGTCGGTCTAAATGACCGCAAGTTGAAGCAGGGTTTTCGTCAAGTGTTTGGCACAACAGTTTTTGGCTATTTGCACGACTACCGAATGCAGCAAGCACAACAGTTGCTAATCGCAGGGCAGATGAATGTTAAAGAAACAGCGCGATTGGTAGGTTACGCCAGTCAGAGTTCATTTAATGCTGCATTTAAGAAAGCATTTGGTGTGAATCCCAAAGCTTTACAACGAGGGGTAAAGCAATAA
- a CDS encoding TonB-dependent siderophore receptor — protein sequence MCGAMQSQQRQLTWIASAFSILIVSPVWASEVAETQNRQAAGGQTEIKQSTSSQEIPALNEIEQPATTLDEWRDQIAQTTTVPITGIRLSVTDVGVEVILETADGQLSEPSTSVVGNTLIVEIPNALLSLLDSDEFQQANPAEGIALISITDLPENRIRVAITGTEAPPNTEVSISAQSLILAVSPGTEVERTDDEEAIQIVVTGDREAGYQIDNATSATRTDTPLRDIPQSVQVVPQQVIEDQRITTVGDALRNVSGISVNANLSSIFSDYVRVRGFLVGRGSYFTNGIRNEFAGYNLGQETANVERIEVLKGPTSVLYGQVEPGGIINILTRQPLANPYYAADLTAGSFEFFRPTIDFSGPLNDSRTVRYRLNAAYQNSDSFVDRISVERYFIAPVISFELGENTALTLEGQYLNFSGPYYSGLPAVGTALSNPLGEVPITRVLDDPSVENSTRALGTAGYRLEHELDENWSIRNAFRYEFLDTDEDVIFLNDLEADNRTVTRGAFRSRGLGQSYVLQTDVVGTVETGILTQELVAGVELRRVTGNEELFNDNNVPSIDLFDPEYGIAPLTFEKTGDNQSAQNIIGVYVQDLLSIGDQWHILVGGRFDYVEQTFDNELTNQSFYQSDSAFSPRVGIVYQPIEPVSLYASFSRSFAPSFDASNRNADGTPFEPTTGEQFEVGVKSEFLDGKVVATLAAYQITKQNVITADPERPRFSLQVGEERSRGIELDVLGEILPGLNLIATYAYTDAEITQDNGGFEGNRSSNVPKHSGSLWLTYEIQRGDFQGLGFGAGIFAIGKRPGDLDNSFDLPGYVRTDAAIYYRRENWQAALNVKNLFDVNYFESSLGRTTVFPGAPLTILGTVSVRF from the coding sequence GTGTGTGGAGCAATGCAAAGTCAACAGCGGCAACTGACTTGGATCGCGAGTGCCTTTTCAATCCTGATCGTTTCTCCAGTCTGGGCAAGTGAAGTAGCGGAAACCCAGAATCGGCAAGCGGCAGGCGGACAAACGGAAATCAAGCAATCAACGTCATCCCAGGAAATTCCTGCACTCAATGAGATTGAACAACCTGCAACGACGTTAGACGAATGGCGCGATCAAATCGCTCAAACCACGACTGTGCCAATTACGGGAATCCGGCTGAGTGTGACCGATGTAGGTGTTGAGGTCATCTTAGAAACTGCAGACGGGCAATTGTCTGAACCATCAACTTCTGTCGTGGGTAATACCTTGATTGTAGAAATTCCTAATGCGCTGTTATCACTGTTAGATAGTGATGAGTTTCAGCAGGCAAATCCGGCAGAGGGAATTGCACTAATCAGCATTACAGATTTGCCGGAAAATCGGATTCGGGTAGCAATTACAGGAACAGAGGCTCCACCCAATACCGAAGTGAGTATATCGGCGCAGAGTCTTATATTAGCCGTATCTCCAGGTACTGAAGTAGAGAGAACTGACGATGAAGAAGCCATTCAAATTGTGGTAACAGGCGATCGCGAAGCAGGATATCAAATCGATAACGCCACATCTGCCACCCGAACAGACACGCCGCTACGCGACATTCCCCAGTCAGTTCAGGTCGTGCCCCAACAGGTAATTGAAGACCAACGAATCACGACGGTAGGTGATGCACTCCGCAACGTCAGCGGCATTTCTGTCAATGCTAACCTGTCTAGCATTTTTAGCGATTATGTCAGAGTTCGCGGGTTTCTTGTTGGTCGTGGCTCTTATTTTACCAATGGCATCCGAAATGAGTTCGCGGGTTACAACCTTGGACAGGAAACAGCCAATGTCGAACGGATTGAAGTGTTGAAAGGACCTACCTCCGTCCTCTATGGACAGGTCGAGCCTGGAGGAATCATCAATATTCTGACCAGGCAACCGCTTGCAAATCCCTACTATGCAGCCGATCTGACGGCAGGTAGCTTTGAGTTTTTTCGTCCTACAATCGATTTTTCCGGTCCCTTAAATGATAGCCGAACGGTGCGTTATCGCTTGAATGCTGCCTATCAAAACTCCGATTCATTTGTTGATCGCATCAGCGTTGAGCGATATTTTATTGCGCCAGTCATTAGTTTTGAATTAGGCGAAAACACAGCTCTGACGCTTGAGGGGCAGTATCTGAACTTTTCTGGACCCTACTATTCCGGCTTACCTGCTGTTGGCACAGCCTTGTCCAATCCTTTAGGTGAAGTGCCTATCACTCGGGTTTTGGATGATCCCAGCGTTGAAAATAGTACCCGTGCTCTTGGGACTGCTGGTTATCGCCTAGAACACGAACTCGATGAGAACTGGTCGATTCGGAATGCGTTTAGATATGAATTCCTGGATACCGATGAAGACGTAATTTTTTTGAATGATCTTGAAGCGGATAACCGCACGGTAACTCGGGGCGCATTTCGCTCTCGCGGCTTAGGTCAAAGTTATGTCCTCCAAACCGATGTGGTCGGTACGGTTGAAACGGGCATTCTTACGCAAGAATTGGTGGCAGGCGTGGAGTTGCGTCGAGTAACGGGTAACGAGGAACTGTTTAACGACAACAATGTTCCCTCCATTGATTTATTCGATCCGGAGTATGGCATTGCCCCATTAACATTTGAAAAAACAGGTGATAATCAATCCGCTCAAAATATTATTGGGGTTTACGTGCAGGATTTGCTTTCAATTGGAGACCAATGGCATATTCTAGTCGGTGGACGGTTCGACTACGTGGAACAGACCTTTGATAATGAGTTAACGAACCAGTCTTTCTACCAGTCAGATTCAGCATTCAGCCCTCGGGTTGGAATTGTCTATCAACCAATCGAGCCTGTTTCTCTCTATGCCAGCTTCAGTCGCTCATTCGCGCCTTCTTTCGATGCCAGCAACAGGAACGCAGATGGAACCCCATTTGAGCCAACCACGGGAGAACAATTTGAAGTCGGTGTGAAAAGCGAGTTTTTAGATGGAAAAGTTGTGGCAACACTAGCTGCTTACCAGATCACCAAACAGAACGTGATTACGGCTGATCCAGAGCGACCTAGATTTAGCCTCCAAGTTGGTGAGGAACGTAGTCGCGGCATTGAGCTGGATGTCCTCGGAGAGATCCTACCCGGATTAAACCTGATTGCTACTTATGCCTACACTGACGCAGAAATTACTCAGGACAATGGAGGTTTTGAGGGCAATCGCTCAAGCAATGTGCCTAAGCATAGCGGGAGTTTGTGGCTCACCTATGAAATTCAACGTGGGGATTTCCAAGGCTTAGGATTCGGAGCTGGAATTTTTGCGATTGGAAAGAGACCGGGAGACTTAGACAATAGTTTCGATTTGCCTGGTTATGTCCGTACTGATGCAGCCATTTATTACCGACGGGAAAATTGGCAGGCGGCACTGAACGTCAAGAACCTATTCGACGTGAATTACTTTGAAAGCTCTCTTGGCAGAACTACGGTGTTTCCGGGTGCGCCGTTAACGATACTTGGTACCGTTTCAGTGAGATTCTGA
- a CDS encoding DUF6887 family protein: MSRPDFSVMTEQELRAYVLNHREDKVAFEAYLDKVRQRPPIAVIEPEEWSEEKMQEVLNLIKQRNEQV; this comes from the coding sequence ATGAGCCGCCCAGACTTTTCTGTTATGACCGAGCAGGAATTACGTGCTTATGTATTAAACCATAGGGAAGACAAAGTGGCGTTTGAAGCTTATTTAGATAAGGTACGTCAACGCCCACCAATTGCTGTGATTGAGCCAGAGGAATGGAGTGAGGAGAAAATGCAAGAAGTACTTAATCTAATCAAACAGCGCAACGAGCAGGTTTGA